A genome region from Fusarium musae strain F31 chromosome 5, whole genome shotgun sequence includes the following:
- a CDS encoding hypothetical protein (EggNog:ENOG41) has product MAPAFLNNLRRRSRASFRTNRSTDTSSDGATSQATSPSSGSLTPPSIDHQSDPALHLQVKDQQQLQRRQSQMSQSQSQLNVPTRPPLSSNSNRNSVSGMSGLGAPSINGRQTLPVSPYAPRVVNITENAWVYQKVLLVYGTIGNAAEKPLDGTLNVCRLDDNFPAISWPVCNSHFKALVYLQPGPNRLRFEFSSPKLANSNSSNPIHASYLTVHMLPVTNSPPLQLAILVAKDSPETFDASPARAEKEGNGLEMAVKKFRMAAYLWQAFTSEQMWRNKLGRRAFRFDEEWTTGSANYRDQENGTMRSEARVHIIRSDKTLAEIRDLNKAQQNEKATDKGALYGIASEAVQKYFNPLPGQKLYVSCLLLDSHWDTTAKTVTGHAALGGGDGDLQLAIFGSHCLHSYPSTFEEVVPAFTDCTPTDTNHVANDCNEAGSSWEAANIGIGAHMHETGHLFGCPHQESGIMLRDYVVLNRTFVAREAYCTRTKSKGGLALQADECGWHRLDCLRFRAHPSFRLPNDPPMSPDGSVQAFPVENGNVLVMAATGIFFVEIYADGDDVCHAWIEYPTDQGTPSRQITLSESELRGRLPEKKRKGSLKISVKSYGGGSLDIDDYKRFTSKESLIKLPNGKGAFRSQKLGSSKMDGSQPTEAIFTSAVKQDRVLSRVVIYHGMAVDGMEFIYDDDSRQLFGKKGGKEGGDTFEFDVRRGEYISGFAVRSGFWIDGIQILTSLGRKSPVYGNAHGGDA; this is encoded by the exons ATGGCCCCGGCCTTCCTCAACAACCTGCGCCGCCGATCGAGGGCCAGTTTCCGTACCAATCGATCAACCGACACATCCAGTGATGGTGCTACAAGTCAAGCAACATCGCCCTCAAGCGGCTCCTTAACGCCGCCTTCGATTGATCACCAGTCAGATCCTGCACTTCATCTGCAGGTAAAAGATCAGCAACAACTCCAACGTAGACAGTCTCAAATGtcccagagccagagccagctCAACGTCCCCACGCGACCGCCGCTATCGTCCAACTCCAACCGCAACAGTGTTTCGGGGATGTCGGGTCTCGGTGCGCCTTCTATCAATGGAAGACAAACCCTTCCAGTGTCACCATACGCCCCAAGAGTGGTCAACATCACCGAAAATGCATGG GTCTATcaaaaagttcttcttgtttATGGCACAATCGGAAATGCCGCCGAGAAACCCCTCGATGGCACCCTTAATGTTTGCCGACTCGACGACAACTTCCCCGCGATCAGCTGGCCCGTTTGCAACTCGCATTTCAAAGCACTGGTGTACCTTCAACCGGGTCCTAACAGATTGCGCTTCGAGTTCTCAAGCCCGAAACTTGCGAACAGCAACAGCTCCAACCCAATCCATGCTTCCTACCTTACTGTTCATATGCTGCCTGTAACCAATTCACCACCTTTGCAGCTAGCGATACTCGTTGCGAAGGACTCCCCCGAAACATTCGATGCCTCGCCCGCCCGAGCCGAAAAGGAAGGAAATGGCCTGGAAATGGCCGTGAAGAAGTTCAGAATGGCAGCGTACCTGTGGCAGGCCTTCACATCGGAACAGATGTGGCGGAACAAGCTTGGCCGACGGGCCTTCCGctttgatgaagaatggaCAACAGGCTCGGCCAATTATCGTGACCAAGAGAACGGCACCATGCGCTCCGAAGCCCGTGTGCATATTATTCGCTCCGACAAGACCCTTGCTGAGATTCGAGATCTTAACAAGGCTCAGCAAAATGAGAAGGCGACCGATAAGGGCGCTTTGTACGGGATCGCTTCAGAGGCCGTTCAGAAATACTTCAACCCGCTGCCAGGGCAAAAGCTATACGTGTCTTGTCTCCTCTTGGATTCTCATTGGGATACGACAGCAAAGACCGTGACCGGCCATGCTGCTCTTGGAGGAGGGGATGGTGATCTTCAGCTCGCCATTTTTGGATCTCACTGCCTTCACAGTTACCCTTCCACTTTCGAAGAGGTTGTGCCTGCTTTCACTGACTGTACTCCGACGGATACAAACCACGTGGCTAATGACTGCAACGAAGCGGGCAGTTCTTGGGAGGCTGCCAATATCGGTATTGGCGCTCATATGCATGAGACGGGCCATCTATTCGGGTGCCCCCACCAGGAGAGTGGTATAATGCTGCGAGATTACGTGGTGCTCAACCGCACATTCGTAGCTCGAGAGGCCTATTGTACAAGGACCAAATCCAAAGGTGGTCTTGCACTCCAGGCCGACGAATGTGGATGGCACCGCCTTGACTGCTTGCGTTTCCGAGCTCACCCGTCTTTCCGACTTCCCAACGATCCCCCGATGAGCCCCGACGGTAGTGTTCAAGCCTTCCCTGTCGAAAATGGCAATGTACTTGTTATGGCGGCCACAGGAATTTTCTTTGTTGAGATTTATGCAGACGGTGACGATGTCTGCCATGCTTGGATCGAGTATCCCACTGATCAAGGGACGCCCTCCCGACAAATCACACTCAGCGAGAGCGAGCTGCGAGGCAGACTGcctgagaagaaaagaaagggaTCTCTCAAAATATCAGTCAAGTCTTACGGGGGAGGATCACTTGATATTGACGATTACAAAAGATTTACCTCCAAGGAATCTCTCATTAAGCTACCGAACGGGAAGGGTGCATTCCGAAGCCAGAAGCTGGGTAGCTCTAAGATGGATGGAAGCCAGCCTACGGAAGCCATCTTTACGAGTGCTGTCAAGCAGGACCGAGTTCTATCCCGTGTGGTGATTTACCACGGCATGGCCGTGGACGGAATGGAATTCATTTATGACGATGATTCCAGGCAGTTGTTTGGAAAGAAGGGCggcaaagaaggaggagatacTTTCGAGTTTG ATGTTCGTCGTGGTGAATACATCAGTGGCTTTGCCGTGCGATCTGGGTTTTGGATCGATGGTATACAAATTCTGACGAGTTTGGGTCGCAAGTCACCCGTTTATGGAAATGCTCATGGAGGAGATGCGTAA
- the PPS1 gene encoding tyrosine/serine/threonine protein phosphatase pps1 (EggNog:ENOG41~BUSCO:EOG09263MR4): MSGSNGNIPKDVTSSNSPAIDKQKTLLSADVGHFSLVRAMHLADLITLMNGACGVMSIFSSLRYALGDPKDFDNLWLALFFLPFGLFFDFFDGKVARWRKKSSLMGQELDSLADLISFGVAPAMVAFTLGFRSLADTVGLTFFVLCGLTRLARFNVTVSVLPKDATGKSQYFEGTPIPTSLGMDAIMAYWLSQRWVHDNLPFGVWFQGSAFEFHPAVILFMIHGCLMTSKTIRIPKP, encoded by the exons ATGTCGGGCTCCAATGGAAACATCCCCAAGGACGTCACATCCTCCAACAGCCCAG CAATTGACAAGCAAAAGACTCTTCTTTCCGCAGATGTTGGGCACTTCTCTCTCGTGCGCGCCATGCACCTTGCCGACTTGATTACTCTCATGAATG GTGCTTGCGGTGTCatgtccatcttctcctcgctACGATACGCACTTGGCGACCCCAAGGATTTTGACAACCTTTGGCttgctctcttcttccttccttTCGGTCTGTTCTTCGACTTTTTCGACGGCAAGGTTGCTcgatggaggaagaagagtagTCTCATGGGCCAAGAATTGGATTCTCTTGCTGATTTG ATCTCCTTCGGTGTCGCTCCCGCTATGGTCGCCTTCACCCTTGGTTTTCGTTCGCTGGCCGACACTGTTGGTCTTACCTTCTTCGTTCTGTGTGGCCTCACTCGCCTCGCCCGCTTCAATGTTACCGTTTCGGTTCTTCCAAAGGACGCCACTGGCAAGAGCCAGTATTTCGAAGGAACTCCCATTCCCACTTCGCTCGGCATGGACGCCATCATGGCCTATTGGCTCTCGCAGCGTTGGGTTCATGACAATCTTCCCTTTGGTGTCTGGTTCCAGGGTTCGGCTTTCGAGTTCCATCCTGCCGTGATTCTGTTCATGATCCACGGCTGCCTCATGACCAGCAAGACCATCCGCATACCCAAGCCTTGA
- a CDS encoding hypothetical protein (EggNog:ENOG41), giving the protein MPGRPPNVETDSLLDREVESEMAQTPAQVPEDLIRLATPNLPPRLDTPHTPPPRFSVPVNLAESRPNEIPAVTTGPTPSDFSVNHGGLVQAARRFEAFRGTTQHHQYMALRPDMGTRSLPLGTVTHVRAGSDLDPSSSASQGLRRKPLNEGARMIEFNHATNESLFVAVICMAQVLTYASLAQTLTSARRIGESFFEPERTTHLAWFTSAYALSYGASTLFGNRIGNVCGQRYTFIAGYIWFALWSLLTGLSVYVQTSANGGAVFFCFCRAMQGIGPALTIPNGHGMLVRAYPPGPRKMLVMGFFDASVPFGFVTGSVMTGLFANYASWPWAFYCLAGVCTALGISSILVIPAKRVLVYNFEGNLWKRLDILGFVFGIAALIFFSVGWNQAPIVGWDTPETYILIIAGIILIPLFTFFESQASHPLVPFKQIHLAAGITLGFVTAASAAFGIWAWYFVQFIEVVRGWGPLLTSAALVPVLVVGVIIAFVCWPFANRDFTAQLSMVVSSITILVSSALLASAPTQQAYWANSFVSAIFMGVGMVLIVPASSTVLGRDVPEGQLGLANSITNTAAAFAFSVGLGMAGAVEMGKGGDKDPLGGYRDAQYFGLGLGGLAFILALGLLCAALLRRRGE; this is encoded by the coding sequence ATGCCAGGACGACCTCCAAATGTCGAGACCGATTCTCTCCTTGACCGTGAAGTGGAATCGGAAATGGCTCAGACTCCAGCACAAGTCCCTGAAGACTTGATTCGACTGGCAACACCGAACTTACCACCGCGATTAGATACGCCTCATACACCACCTCCACGATTCAGTGTTCCAGTAAACCTGGCCGAGTCTCGCCCAAACGAAATTCCTGCTGTTACTACAGGTCCAACACCATCGGACTTTTCGGTCAACCATGGCGGACTTGTCCAAGCTGCCAGGCGCTTTGAAGCCTTCCGAGGAACAACACAGCATCACCAATACATGGCCCTGAGGCCTGACATGGGTACACGATCACTCCCACTAGGCACGGTCACCCACGTTCGTGCGGGATCCGACCTagatccttcttcatctgcaagTCAGGGTTTGCGAAGGAAGCCCCTGAACGAGGGGGCCAGGATGATTGAGTTCAACCATGCCACCAACGAAAGCCTTTTTGTTGCTGTCATATGTATGGCACAGGTTCTGACATATGCCAGTCTTGCACAGACACTGACATCTGCCCGACGAATTGGAGAGTCATTCTTCGAACCAGAGCGCACAACACACCTTGCTTGGTTCACATCAGCGTATGCACTGAGTTATGGCGCATCCACTCTTTTTGGCAACCGGATCGGGAATGTCTGCGGACAAAGATATACCTTCATCGCTGGATACATTTGGTTCGCCCTTTGGAGTCTGCTTACTGGTCTCAGTGTGTATGTACAGACGAGCGCAAATGGAGGAGCCgtgttcttctgcttctgtcgAGCTATGCAAGGCATCGGCCCTGCACTTACTATTCCAAATGGACACGGAATGCTGGTGAGGGCTTATCCTCCTGGGCCTCGCAAGATGCTTGTGATGGGATTCTTCGATGCCTCCGTCCCTTTCGGATTTGTTACTGGATCGGTAATGACAGGATTGTTTGCAAATTATGCCTCGTGGCCATGGGCCTTTTACTGCTTGGCCGGCGTATGTACAGCCCTAGGTATTTCAAGCATCCTTGTCATCCCGGCAAAAAGAGTCTTGGTCTACAATTTCGAAGGCAACTTGTGGAAGCGGTTAGACATATTGGGTTTCGTGTTTGGAATCGCTGCCTTGATTTTTTTCAGCGTTGGTTGGAACCAGGCGCCCATTGTGGGATGGGATACTCCCGAGACGTACATCTTGATCATTGCAGGAATCATACTTATACCGCTATTCACTTTCTTCGAGTCACAGGCCAGTCACCCGTTGGTGCCCTTCAAGCAGATTCACCTGGCTGCTGGTATCACACTCGGCTTCGTAACggcagcatcagcagcattTGGAATCTGGGCATGGTATTTCGTACAGTTTATCGAAGTTGTCAGGGGTTGGGGTCCTCTTCTCACGAGTGCTGCTCTTGTGCCAGTACTAGTGGTTGGTGTTATCATCGCCTTTGTATGTTGGCCCTTTGCAAATCGCGATTTTACAGCACAGTTGAGCATGGTGGTCTCATCAATCACCATTCTGGTTAGTTCAGCTCTTCTGGCGTCAGCCCCAACTCAACAAGCATATTGGGCCAACTCATTTGTCAGCGCCATCTTCATGGGAGTTGGTATGGTGTTGATTGTTCCCGCTTCCTCAACTGTGCTCGGACGAGATGTGCCAGAGGGACAACTGGGACTCGCAAACAGTATCACCAatacagcagcagctttcGCCTTTTCAGTAGGGCTGGGCATGGCTGGAGCTGTGGAAATGGGCAAGGGCGGTGACAAGGATCCCTTGGGAGGATATCGGGATGCGCAATACTTTGGCCTAGGACTAGGAGGGCTGGCCTTTATCTTAGCTCTGGGCCTGTTGTGCGCGGCGTTACTCAGACGCCGAGGGGAGTGA
- the GAR1_1 gene encoding H/ACA snoRNP pseudouridylase subunit (EggNog:ENOG41): protein MSFRGGSRGRGGSGFGGRGGGRGGFQQRDMGPPAQILEMGKFMHACEGEMVCESINPKVPHFNAQIFLENKTAVGKVDEVLGPINQVFFTIKPTEGIQATSFKEGDKFYIGSEKLLPLDKFLPKPKPPPGAPKPKRAGGGRGGARGGRGGFGARGGGRGGFGGGRGGPRGGARGGFGGRGGGRGGSGGFSRGGSGFGGGRGRGGFSRGGR, encoded by the exons ATGTCTTTCCGTGGAGGTTCGCGAGGACGCGGCGGTAGTGGATTTGGAGGCCGTGGCGGTG GTCGCGGTGGCTTCCAACAGCGAGACATGGGCCCTCCTGCTCAGATCCTCG AAATGGGCAAGTTCATGCACGCTTGCGAGGGCGAGATGGTCTGCGAGTCCATCAACCCCAAGGTCCCTCACTTCAACGCCCAGATCTTCCTCGAGAACAAGACTGCCGTCGGAAAGGTCGACGAGGTCCTCGGCCCCATCAACCAGGTCTTTTTCACCATCAAGCCCACAGAGGGCATCCAGGCCACCTCTTTCAAGGAGGGCGACAAGTTCTACATCGGCTCAGAGAAGCTTCTGCCCCTCGACAAGTTCCTCCCCAAGCCTAAGCCCCCGCCTGGAgctcccaagcccaagcgcGCCGGTGGCGGTCGCGGTGGTGCCCGCGGTGGACGCGGCGGCTTCGGTGCCCGAGGCGGTGGCCGTGGTGGTTTCGGCGGCGGCCGTGGAGGTCCTCGAGGTGGTGCTCGTGGTGGTTTCGGTGGTCGCGGAGGTGGCCGTGGTGGCAGCGGCGGTTTCTCACGAGGTGGAAGCGGCTTCGGTGGTGGTCGCGGACGTGGTGGCTTCAGCCGCGGTGGCCGATAA
- a CDS encoding hypothetical protein (EggNog:ENOG41), protein MQRSNSVHSFVTGDDQQLLARQNTLKKKSSVRRNGSLKRSSSRRSMRAGSVKSLALQSSSDHDEAHSAFYCPVPTSGNPTETLSNRFQNWRKVLKDLIAYFREIQNHYEQRSKSLLKLANVANNIATPPGFLQSAGIDDALQFLRIYNKNAILEANKAKEIEEDVILALTGLRSDLQQKIKEIKNLSGDFKNSVEKEMDHTRKAVKTLSDILGRNELDESSTTGKQDPYLLRLAVDRQVERQLDEENYLHQAYLNLENSGRELEAIVVGEIQKAYNAYAGILKREADNSYNVIGELRDGPIAMPKDHEWMHFVTHDDKFVDPNIPLRTPDQIHYPGQDHEAAQEIRAGLLERKSKYLKSYTAGWYVLSATHLHEFKSADKAQAPIMSLYLPEQKVGSHSNEGGSSNKFILKGRQTGGMHRGHTWVFRAESHDTMMAWYEDIKALTEKTAEERSQFVRSHSRSLSRSSRRSVSSDGLVDEEDEEPFTADTESFTNPGPRQHEATPRRSQAGGRFPSDIQVNAQRGLQAPHSPSSVSSGFQDNRDPAVPPIVTGALSRPAAGESEQSRDDHPGYGTVHQTPMDEMPSHAAIASQKAHYDGVNPYTSEPVNQTPVDPAPLHQQQQQLYQSQYESQQPVQLSDYVDQHHEQTFVPVVIPQGKDERHGNFANSEQRHFDEHPNNHTMEPREEPYGGYTISGAGHETSNFEQPSYPQASYDNQPNHSYANGNAKGNSYTMTTVGEGFPRLDGRATEERRPSTRGGESVYTERDSVLLQTDDEDEKPVPIRPSGNNRTESHNTISNLHIPGGYPKSTQA, encoded by the exons ATGCAGCGCAGCAATTCGGTGCATAGCTTCGTGACTGGCGATGACCAGCAGCTCCTGGCTCGCCAGAAcacgctcaagaagaagagttcaGTGCGCCGAAATGGGAGTCTCAAGCGTAGTAGTAGCCGTCGCTCTATGAGAGCTGGCAGCGTTAAGAGTCTTGCCTTGCAGTCCTCATCAGACCATGATGAGGCGCATAGTGCTTTCTATTGCCCAGTCCCTACATCGGGCAATCCTACCGAGACACTCTCGAACCGATTCCAGAACTGGAGAAAGGTGCTCAAGGACCTTATTGCATATTTCCGCGAAATTCAAAATCACTATGAGCAGCGTTCCAAGTCGCTCCTCAAACTCGCCAATGTGGCTAACAATATTGCTACACCACCTGGCTTCCTTCAGTCAGCTGGAATAGATGATGCGCTCCAATTTCTACGGATTTACAACAAGAATGCTATCCTCGAGGCCAACAAGGCCAAAGAAATTGAAGAGGATGTTATTCTTGCACTCACTGGATTGAGGAGCGACCTCCagcagaagatcaaggagatcaagaaccttTCAGGCGACTTCAAGAACTCGgtcgagaaggagatggacCATACCCGCAAAGCTGTCAAGACCCTCAGCGATATTCTCGGCAGAAATGAGTTGGATGAATCTTCTACCACTGGCAAGCAAGATCCATACCTGCTGCGCCTGGCTGTCGACCGTCAAGTTGAGCGTCAGTTGGACGAGGAGAACTACCTCCACCAAGCTTATCTCAACCTGGAGAATTCCGGACGAGAGCTGGAAGCGATTGTTGTAGGAGAGATTCAGAAAGCCTACAACGCTTATGCTGGCATTCTTAAGCGGGAGGCCGACAACTCCTATAACGTTATTGGCGAGCTTCGAGATGGCCCTATTGCCATGCCCAAGGACCACGAATGGATGCATTTTGTGACTCACGACGACAAGTTCGTTGACCCAAATATTCCGCTCAGGACCCCGGACCAGATTCATTACCCTGGACAGGACCATGAGGCAGCCCAGGAGATTCGAGCCGGATTGTTGGAGCGCAAGAGCAAATACTTGAAGAGCTACACAGCCGGCTG GTATGTACTTTCTGCTACGCATCTCCACGAATTCAAGTCAGCGGACAAGGCGCAAGCCCCTATCATGTCTCTTTATCTTCCAGAACAGAAAGTAGGATCCCACTCCAACGAAGGAGGCTCTTCGAACAAGTTTATCCTCAAGGGTCGCCAAACGGGCGGCATGCACCGCGGACACACTTGGGTCTTCCGTGCCGAAAGTCATGACACCATGATGGCTTGGTAtgaggatatcaaggctCTCACCGAGAAGACTGCCGAGGAGCGAAGTCAGTTTGTTCGAAGCCATTCTAGAAGCCTTAGCCGATCATCCCGACGATCAGTTAGTAGCGATGGACTGgtcgacgaggaggacgaggagccCTTCACGGCCGATACTGAATCATTTACCAATCCGGGACCAAGACAACATGAGGCGACTCCCCGGCGATCTCAAGCAGGTGGGCGGTTCCCATCTGATATCCAAGTCAATGCGCAACGTGGCTTACAGGCCCCTCATTCGCCTTCTAGTGTAAGCTCTGGCTTCCAGGACAACAGGGACCCCGCTGTACCACCGATTGTCACGGGTGCCCTTTCTCGTCCGGCCGCTGGAGAATCGGAGCAGAGCAGGGACGATCATCCCGGCTATGGGACTGTTCACCAGACGCCCATGGATGAGATGCCCTCGCATGCTGCAATCGCAAGCCAAAAGGCCCATTACGACGGTGTTAACCCTTATACGAGCGAGCCGGTCAACCAGACTCCCGTTGACCCGGCCCCCCtccaccaacagcagcagcagctatACCAGTCACAGTATGAATCGCAGCAGCCTGTACAGCTGTCAGACTACGTCGATCAACACCATGAACAAACCTTTGTTCCTGTTGTGATCCCCCAGGGTAAGGATGAGCGCCATGGTAATTTCGCCAATAGCGAACAGCGCCACTTTGATGAGCATCCTAATAATCATACTATGGAGCCACGAGAGGAGCCATACGGTGGATATACAATCAGTGGAGCTGGCCATGAGACATCGAACTTTGAGCAGCCTTCATATCCTCAGGCATCATATGACAATCAACCCAATCACAGCTATGCCAATGGCAACGCTAAGGGCAACAGTTACACAATGACAACTGTGGGAGAGGGCTTTCCTAGACTTGATGGCCGCGCAACTGAAGAGCGAAGGCCGTCGACTCGAGGAGGCGAATCAGTCTACACCGAACGTGACTCTGTTCTACTCCAgacagacgatgaagatgagaagcctGTCCCAATCCGGCCATCTGGTAACAACCGGACTGAGAGTCATAACACCATCTCAAACCTGCATATTCCCGGCGGCTACCCCAAGAGTACTCAAGCATAG
- a CDS encoding hypothetical protein (BUSCO:EOG09264MGU~EggNog:ENOG41), whose translation MADFEEASYTHEEDEEQLWSELDKCVSSKCESHETIDDALRTWIDLTTRLRDHLYESQEEIVTCTRMLLASDLFQANKDYVRTQIIYSLLQEDEAGPLHAIVSLLLLDGCQDETMFPRMVDEACFPRLLELINGRRDQDPGLHRLLLQLMYEMSRMERLRVDDLTMVDDEFVHYLFALIEELSDDAHDPYHYPTIRVLLVLNEQYMLASTEVGDSASPNSPLTNRIVKCLSLHGASFRTFGENIILLLNRETETSLQLLILKLLYLLFTTKATYEYFYTNDLRVLLDVIIRNLMDLPDEKMSLRHTYLRVLYPLLAHTQLSQPPHYKQDEILRVLSILRGSHNVHFAPADDTTLRLVDRVSKVKWIEEAQSPTVGSGEAEVARRFLGMSLSRSQTASSISVSDVAAVKEKPGVQTPSRSGDGGDVATDDESVTIATRPKKPLPEVPKHRHGVPFAQKFVDGGPKKTPPKAPPPRRWGRMKTVEKPPADPIQETVPEQEA comes from the exons ATGGCAGATTTCGAAGAAGCTTCCTACACTCatgaggaggacgaagagcAGCTATGGAGCG AACTTGATAAGTGCGTCTCGAGCAAATGCGAATCCCACGAAACGATCGACGATGCCTTGCGCACATGGATAGATTTAACGACACGCCTTCGCGACCATCTCTACGAATCTCAGGAAGAAATCGTCACTTGCACGCGGATGCTTCTCGCCAGCGACCTGTTCCAGGCCAACAAAGACTATGTTCGCACTCAGATTATCTATAGCTTGCTTCAAGAGGACGAGGCTGGGCCTCTGCACGCTATcgtttctcttctcctcctcgacggGTGCCAGGATGAGACCATGTTCCCTCGCATGGTGGACGAGGCTTGCTTCCCCCGACTTTTGGAACTGATCAATGGTCGCCGAGATCAGGACCCTGGTCTGcatcgccttcttctgcagCTTATGTATGAGATGTCGCGTATGGAACGACTGCGGGTCGACGACTTGACTATGGTGGACGATGAATTTGTCCATTATCTTTTTGCATTGATTGAAGAATTGTCTGACGATGCGCATGATCCTTATCATTATCCTACCATTCGTGTTTTG CTTGTTTTAAATGAACAGTATATGCTTGCGTCGACAGAAGTCGGCGATTCTGCTTCGCCCAATTCGCCTCTGACGAATCGCATTGTGAAGTGCTTGAGTCTTCACGGAGCTTCGTTCCGAACGTTTGGCGAAAATATCATTTTGCTATTGAACCGAGAAACCGAAACATCACTACAGCTACTCATTTTGAAGCTCCTGTATTTGCTATTCACGACCAAGGCGACATATGAATACTTCTATACGAACGACTTACGAGTACTTTTGGACGTCATTATTCGAAATTTGATGGATTTGCCGGATGAAAAAATGTCCCTGAGGCACACATACCTACGAGTGCTTTACCCGTTATTGGCACATACGCAACTCAGCCAGCCGCCTCACTATAAGCAGGATGAGATTCTGCGTGTGCTGAGCATTCTCCGAGGCTCGCACAATGTTCACTTTGCGCCAGCAGACGACACAACGCTTCGTCTGGTCGACCGTGTATCAAAGGTCAAATGGATAGAAGAAGCGCAGTCCCCCACGGTAGGATCCGGTGAGGCTGAAGTCGCCCGCAGATTCCTCGGCATGAGTCTATCACGGTCGCAAACCGCGAGTAGTATCAGTGTAAGCGACGTCGCGGCAGTTAAGGAGAAGCCGGGAGTGCAGACACCGAGTCGATCAGGCGATGGAGGTGACGTTGCTACCGATGATGAAAGCGTCACAATAGCTACTCGACCGAAGAAGCCTTTGCCAGAGGTACCAAAACACCGCCATGGGGTGCCATTTGCGCAGAAGTTCGTCGACGGAGGACCGAAGAAGACACCACCTAAGGCGCCGCCGCCGCGGCGATGGGGACGGATGAAAACGGTTGAGAAGCCTCCTGCTGACCCAATTCAGGAAACGGTCCCAGAGCAGGAAGCGTGA